A window from Primulina huaijiensis isolate GDHJ02 chromosome 13, ASM1229523v2, whole genome shotgun sequence encodes these proteins:
- the LOC140956253 gene encoding ABC transporter B family member 1-like: MLLSRVRGEIEFKHVDFSYPMRPDVLIFHDMNLRARAWKTLALVGPSGCGKSSVISLIQRFYEPSSGRVIIDGKDIRKYNLKSLRRHIAAVPQEPCLFSTTIYENIAYGYDSATESEITEAATFANAHKFISSLPDGYKTFVGERGIQLSGGQKQRIAIARALLRKSQIILFDEATSALDAESERCVQEALERSCAGKTTILVTHRLSTIRNAHVIAVLEDGKVAEQGSHSHLLKNHPDGMYARVVQLQLLTTVNGTASGSTATSFPPHDQGQ; the protein is encoded by the coding sequence ATGCTCTTATCAAGGGTGAGAGGCGAAATAGAGTTCAAACATGTGGACTTCTCATATCCCATGCGACCTGATGTTTTGATCTTTCATGACATGAATCTTCGAGCCCGAGCTTGGAAAACATTAGCCCTCGTTGGACCTAGTGGCTGTGGTAAGAGCTCAGTCATCTCCCTCATACAGAGATTCTATGAACCCTCTTCCGGGCGTGTTATAATTGATGGAAAAGATATCAGGAAGTACAATTTGAAGTCACTGCGACGCCACATTGCTGCCGTACCACAAGAACCCTGCCTCTTTTCAACAACCATCTACGAAAACATAGCTTATGGGTACGATTCAGCCACTGAATCAGAAATCACTGAAGCAGCAACATTTGCTAATGCTCACAAGTTCATATCCTCATTACCCGATGGTTACAAAACATTTGTTGGGGAACGGGGAATACAACTCTCTGGTGGACAGAAACAAAGAATCGCCATTGCTCGAGCTTTACTGAGAAAATCCCAGATAATTTTGTTCGATGAAGCCACTAGTGCACTTGACGCCGAGTCCGAAAGGTGCGTACAAGAAGCTTTGGAGCGCTCCTGTGCAGGAAAAACGACAATTTTAGTCACACACAGACTTTCAACTATCAGAAATGCGCACGTCATTGCGGTTCTTGAAGATGGGAAAGTAGCAGAACAAGGTTCTCATTCTCATCTATTGAAAAATCACCCCGATGGCATGTATGCGCGTGTGGTACAATTACAACTACTCACTACCGTTAATGGCACCGCATCAGGTTCTACAGCTACTTCATTTCCACCACACGATCAAGGTCAATGA
- the LOC140991705 gene encoding uncharacterized protein, translated as MTGEAVNPKAYPLADAQLTITIMDLVQQAANYKQLKKGANEATKTLNRGISEFIVMAADTEPLEILLHLPLLAEDKNVPYVFVPSKQALGRACGVTRPVIACSVTSNEGSQLKSQIQQLKDAIEKLLI; from the exons ATG ACTGGAGAAGCTGTGAATCCCAAAGCATATCCATTGGCAGATGCCCAGCTGACCATCACAATTATGGATCTCGTTCAACAAGCTGCAAATTACAAACAACTTAAGAAGGGTGCTAACGAAG CAACTAAGACTCTCAACAGAGGAATTTCCGAGTTCATTGTTATGGCAGCTGACACTGAGCCTCTTGAAATTCTTCTTCACCTTCCTCTTCTTGCTGAAGATAAG AATGTGCCTTATGTTTTCGTTCCATCAAAGCAAGCTCTTGGTCGGGCATGTGGAGTTACCAGACCAGTTATTGCTTGTTCAGTGACGAGCAACGAAGGAAGCCAGTTGAAATCTCAAATACAGCAGCTGAAG GATGCCATCGAGAAGCTTCTGATATGA
- the LOC140990871 gene encoding uncharacterized protein, whose translation MGGKCPHRSVKKRRYSHKTFRRNKFLLKGDDAVYDELQKAEGDRKLLPVDEDLPGMGQYYCLHCDRYFANTSVRDDHFKTKRHRKRLKLMAGPAPHTQLDAELAAGMGMPDNGPKLMSM comes from the exons ATGGGCGGGAAGTGTCCGCACCGGAGTGTGAAGAAGCGCCGATACTCTCATAAAACCTTCCGCCGAAACAAATTTCTGCTCAAAGGCGACGACGCGGTTTATGATGAACTTCAGAAAGCGGAGGGAGATAGGAAGCTCTTGCCCGTGGATGAAGATCTTCCGGGGATGGGGCAGTATTACTGTTTACACTGCga TCGTTATTTTGCCAATACGAGTGTGAGGGATGATCATTTCAAGACCAAACGCCATAGGAAGCG TTTAAAGCTAATGGCGGGGCCAGCTCCTCACACTCAACTAGACGCAGAGCTAGCTGCTGGTATGGGCATGCCAGATAATGGTCCAAAGTTAATGTCAATGTAA